A genomic stretch from Aedes albopictus strain Foshan chromosome 2, AalbF5, whole genome shotgun sequence includes:
- the LOC109430637 gene encoding uncharacterized protein LOC109430637 isoform X2 — MNKFLALAVFAVLAVSLAHASGYGSGGQGSFGKNSFSKHDGEGGHGGGGQGFSQGGGHGGGFGQGGHGQQGFGVGGGHGQQGFGGGSGHGQQGFGQGGHGQQGFGQGGGHGQQGFGQGGGFGQGGHGQQGFGGHGGKQGFGSSGHGSSGHGSSGHGHGHEHGYKKHGY, encoded by the exons ATGAATAAGTTTCTG GCACTCGCCGTTTTTGCAGTTTTGGCCGTTTCCCTAGCGCACGCATCGGGATATGGTTCGGGAGGTCAAGGTAGCTTTGgtaaaaatagtttctcaaaacaCGACGGTGAAG GTGGACATGGAGGTGGTGGCCAGGGATTTAGTCAGGGAGGTGGACATGGAGGTGGCTTTGGACAAGGAGGTCACGGCCAGCAAGGATTTGGCGTAGGAGGAGGCCATGGCCAACAAGGATTCGGTGGCGGAAGTGGTCACGGACAACAAGgatttggccagggaggtcatggTCAGCAAGGATTCGGTCAGGGAGGAG gtcacggACAACAAGGATTTGGCCAGGGAGGTGGCTTTGGACAGGGAGGACACGGACAACAAGGATTCGGAGGACACGGTGGAAAACAAGGTTTCGGATCGAGCGGACACGGTTCTAGCGGACACGGCTCAAGTGGACAC GGTCATGGTCATGAGCACGGATACAAGAAGCACGGATATTAG
- the LOC109430637 gene encoding uncharacterized protein LOC109430637 isoform X1: MNKFLALAVFAVLAVSLAHASGYGSGGQGSFGKNSFSKHDGEGGHGGGGQGFSQGGGHGGGFGQGGHGQQGFGVGGGHGQQGFGGGSGHGQQGFGQGGHGQQGFGQGGGHGQQGFGQGGHGQQGFGQGGGFGQGGHGQQGFGGHGGKQGFGSSGHGSSGHGSSGHGHGHEHGYKKHGY; this comes from the exons ATGAATAAGTTTCTG GCACTCGCCGTTTTTGCAGTTTTGGCCGTTTCCCTAGCGCACGCATCGGGATATGGTTCGGGAGGTCAAGGTAGCTTTGgtaaaaatagtttctcaaaacaCGACGGTGAAG GTGGACATGGAGGTGGTGGCCAGGGATTTAGTCAGGGAGGTGGACATGGAGGTGGCTTTGGACAAGGAGGTCACGGCCAGCAAGGATTTGGCGTAGGAGGAGGCCATGGCCAACAAGGATTCGGTGGCGGAAGTGGTCACGGACAACAAGgatttggccagggaggtcatggTCAGCAAGGATTCGGTCAGGGAGGAGGTCATGGCCAGCAAGgttttggccagggaggtcacggACAACAAGGATTTGGCCAGGGAGGTGGCTTTGGACAGGGAGGACACGGACAACAAGGATTCGGAGGACACGGTGGAAAACAAGGTTTCGGATCGAGCGGACACGGTTCTAGCGGACACGGCTCAAGTGGACAC GGTCATGGTCATGAGCACGGATACAAGAAGCACGGATATTAG
- the LOC109430637 gene encoding uncharacterized protein LOC109430637 isoform X3 encodes MNKFLALAVFAVLAVSLAHASGYGSGGQGSFGGHGGGGQGFSQGGGHGGGFGQGGHGQQGFGVGGGHGQQGFGGGSGHGQQGFGQGGHGQQGFGQGGGHGQQGFGQGGHGQQGFGQGGGFGQGGHGQQGFGGHGGKQGFGSSGHGSSGHGSSGHGHGHEHGYKKHGY; translated from the exons ATGAATAAGTTTCTG GCACTCGCCGTTTTTGCAGTTTTGGCCGTTTCCCTAGCGCACGCATCGGGATATGGTTCGGGAGGTCAAGGTAGCTTTG GTGGACATGGAGGTGGTGGCCAGGGATTTAGTCAGGGAGGTGGACATGGAGGTGGCTTTGGACAAGGAGGTCACGGCCAGCAAGGATTTGGCGTAGGAGGAGGCCATGGCCAACAAGGATTCGGTGGCGGAAGTGGTCACGGACAACAAGgatttggccagggaggtcatggTCAGCAAGGATTCGGTCAGGGAGGAGGTCATGGCCAGCAAGgttttggccagggaggtcacggACAACAAGGATTTGGCCAGGGAGGTGGCTTTGGACAGGGAGGACACGGACAACAAGGATTCGGAGGACACGGTGGAAAACAAGGTTTCGGATCGAGCGGACACGGTTCTAGCGGACACGGCTCAAGTGGACAC GGTCATGGTCATGAGCACGGATACAAGAAGCACGGATATTAG
- the LOC109430637 gene encoding uncharacterized protein LOC109430637 isoform X4 codes for MNKFLALAVFAVLAVSLAHASGYGSGGQGGHGGGGQGFSQGGGHGGGFGQGGHGQQGFGVGGGHGQQGFGGGSGHGQQGFGQGGHGQQGFGQGGGHGQQGFGQGGHGQQGFGQGGGFGQGGHGQQGFGGHGGKQGFGSSGHGSSGHGSSGHGHGHEHGYKKHGY; via the exons ATGAATAAGTTTCTG GCACTCGCCGTTTTTGCAGTTTTGGCCGTTTCCCTAGCGCACGCATCGGGATATGGTTCGGGAGGTCAAG GTGGACATGGAGGTGGTGGCCAGGGATTTAGTCAGGGAGGTGGACATGGAGGTGGCTTTGGACAAGGAGGTCACGGCCAGCAAGGATTTGGCGTAGGAGGAGGCCATGGCCAACAAGGATTCGGTGGCGGAAGTGGTCACGGACAACAAGgatttggccagggaggtcatggTCAGCAAGGATTCGGTCAGGGAGGAGGTCATGGCCAGCAAGgttttggccagggaggtcacggACAACAAGGATTTGGCCAGGGAGGTGGCTTTGGACAGGGAGGACACGGACAACAAGGATTCGGAGGACACGGTGGAAAACAAGGTTTCGGATCGAGCGGACACGGTTCTAGCGGACACGGCTCAAGTGGACAC GGTCATGGTCATGAGCACGGATACAAGAAGCACGGATATTAG